In a genomic window of Telopea speciosissima isolate NSW1024214 ecotype Mountain lineage chromosome 5, Tspe_v1, whole genome shotgun sequence:
- the LOC122662287 gene encoding auxin efflux carrier component 2, producing the protein MITGKDIYDVLAAIVPLYVAMILAYGSVRWWKIFTPDQCSGINRFVAVFAVPLLSFHFISSNNPYAMNYRFIAADSLQKVVILFALFLWQTFSKNGNLEWMITLFSLSTLPNTLVMGIPLLKAMYGDFSGSLMVQIVVLQSVIWYTLMLIMFEYRGAKLLISEQFPETAGSITSFRVESDVVSLNGREPLQTDAEVGTDGKLHVVVRKSTSSRSVISSYSKPYGLNSITSMTPRASNLTGVEIYSVQSSREPTPRASSFNQTDFYAMFSSKMPSPKHSYTNSFQGGVGDVYSLQSSIGATPRTSNFEEDMTRYGKKRGGRSMSGELFNSGLYSYPPPNPMFSGSTSGGGPKKKEGSGGGGGGGGGGGPIPNKELHMFVWSSSASPVSEGNLRQVINRATSTDFGLVDSSKAVLQQEIAASRGIHDFSEQASPVSKMGGDKVLEIEDGSKYPVNGSPYLSQKKVDQMGGDGEKKMGGSNQMPPASVMTRLILIMVWRKLIRNPNTYSSLFGLIWSLISFRWNIQMPSIVSGSILILSNAGLGMAMFSLGLFMALQPKIIACGKSVATFAMAVRFLTGPAVIAATSIAIGVRGVLLHVAIVQAALPQGIVPFVFAKEYNVHPDILSTAVIFGMLVALPVTIIYYVLLGL; encoded by the exons ATGATCACCGGCAAGGATATTTACGACGTACTGGCGGCGATTGTGCCACTCTACGTCGCCATGATCCTTGCCTATGGCTCCGTCCGGTGGTGGAAGATCTTTACGCCTGACCAGTGCTCCGGGATCAACCGCTTTGTTGCCGTGTTTGCcgttcctctcctctctttccacTTTATCTCTTCAAATAATCCTTATGCCATGAACTACCGTTTCATCGCTGCTGATTCTCTCCAAAAGGTTGTTATCCTCTTTGCTCTCTTCCTCTGGCAGACCTTCAGCAAGAACGGTAACCTTGAGTGGATGATAACCCTATTCTCCCTCTCCACCCTCCCTAATACTCTAGTTATGGGAATCCCTCTGCTTAAGGCCATGTATGGTGACTTTTCAGGATCTCTAATGGTGCAAATTGTGGTGTTACAAAGTGTGATCTGGTACACCCTTATGCTCATCATGTTTGAATATAGAGGTGCAAAGCTCCTCATCTCAGAGCAGTTTCCAGAAACTGCTGGCTCCATCACCTCCTTCAGAGTTGAATCCGATGTTGTCTCGCTTAACGGTCGTGAACCGTTGCAGACTGACGCCGAGGTCGGTACCGATGGAAAACTCCATGTTGTTGTCCGGAAATCAACATCCTCGCGGTCGGTGATATCTTCTTATAGCAAACCTTATGGATTGAATTCCATAACTTCAATGACTCCTCGAGCATCAAACCTTACTGGTGTTGAGATTTACTCGGTCCAGTCTTCGCGAGAGCCTACACCTAGAGCTTCCAGCTTTAACCAGACTGATTTCTATGCAATGTTTTCAAGTAAGATGCCAAGCCCCAAGCATAGTTACACAAACAGTTTCCAAGGTGGAGTTGGTGATGTTTATTCATTGCAGTCTTCAATAGGAGCAACACCAAGGACTTCTAATTTTGAGGAAGATATGACGAGGTATGGgaagaagaggggagggaggagcATGAGTGGTGAGCTCTTCAATTCTGGGTTGTATTCTTACCCACCTCCAAACCCAATGTTTTCAGGATCAACAAGTGGTGGGGGGCCTAAGAAGAAGGAaggtagtggtggaggtggtggtggtggtggtggtggtggtccaaTACCCAATAAGGAACTTCACATGTTTGTTTGGAGCTCAAGTGCATCTCCTGTTTCTGAAGGAAATCTTAGACAAGTAATTAACAGAGCCACTTCTACTGATTTTGGATTGGTTGATTCTTCCAAGGCTGTCCTTCAACAAGAGATTGCTGCATCAAGAg GCATTCATGATTTTAGTGAACAAGCTAGCCCAGTTAGTAAAATGGGTGGAGATAAGGTGCTTGAAATTGAAGATGGGTCCAAGTATCCAGTAAATGGTTCTCCCTACTTGAGCCAGAAGAAGGTAGATCAGATGGGAGGAGatggggagaagaagatgggaggaaGCAACCAGATGCCACCTGCAAGTGTCATGACAAGACTCATTCTTATCATGGTTTGGAGGAAGCTCATAAGAAATCCAAACACTTACTCAAGTCTCTTTGGCCTGATTTGGTCTCTCATATCTTTCAG ATGGAACATTCAAATGCCCTCTATTGTAAGTGGGTCTATATTGATACTATCCAATGCAGGCTTGGGAATGGCCATGTTCAGTTTAG GTTTGTTCATGGCTCTACAACCAAAGATCATAGCTTGTGGTAAATCAGTTGCTACATTTGCCATGGCCGTAAGGTTCCTAACAGGACCAGCGGTGATTGCAGCAACATCAATCGCAATTGGCGTTCGCGGTGTGCTTCTTCATGTTGCAATTGTTCAG gCAGCTCTTCCCCAGGGGATAGTTCCTTTTGTGTTTGCAAAGGAATACAATGTCCATCCAGATATACTTAGCACTGC GGTCATTTTTGGAATGCTAGTTGCACTACCTGTTACAATAATCTACTACGTTCTTCTAGGACTCTAA